A stretch of the Balneola vulgaris DSM 17893 genome encodes the following:
- a CDS encoding SOS response-associated peptidase produces MCGRYTLSFNELQELEDFLNAVDKSKTPYSLDEYTEEGVFANFNVAPTQRMPVAYVNDDGERVIEAMSWGFIGWKPKAGQKSFAPINTRDDSLTKKPMWTKAFQQRRCLVPMMGFYEWKGSKGNKTPFYIRDKDGKLLATAGLFSTINVEGMEGIPTYSVITTRPNELMEDIHDRMPAFLHPSEFDDWLNPVHTDDYLLDLLRPYPDDALEAQIVSKEVGNVRNNHPGLIQKAGLF; encoded by the coding sequence ATGTGTGGTAGGTACACCCTCAGCTTTAATGAGCTACAAGAGCTCGAAGATTTTCTTAACGCCGTGGATAAAAGCAAAACTCCGTATTCATTGGATGAATACACGGAAGAGGGGGTGTTTGCTAACTTCAATGTGGCACCTACACAACGAATGCCGGTGGCTTATGTGAACGACGATGGTGAGCGAGTAATTGAGGCGATGAGCTGGGGATTTATAGGCTGGAAACCTAAGGCTGGCCAAAAAAGTTTTGCGCCTATTAATACGCGTGATGATAGTTTGACCAAAAAACCAATGTGGACCAAAGCCTTTCAACAACGACGGTGTTTGGTGCCCATGATGGGTTTCTATGAGTGGAAGGGAAGTAAAGGAAATAAAACCCCTTTCTACATTCGAGATAAAGACGGGAAGTTGTTGGCTACAGCTGGTTTATTTTCAACAATAAATGTGGAAGGAATGGAGGGCATACCCACTTACTCGGTAATTACCACACGTCCCAACGAGTTAATGGAAGACATTCATGATCGGATGCCTGCTTTTCTTCATCCCAGTGAATTTGACGATTGGTTGAATCCCGTGCATACCGATGACTATTTACTCGATCTATTGCGTCCTTACCCCGATGATGCACTTGAAGCACAAATCGTAAGCAAAGAGGTTGGCAACGTTCGGAATAATCACCCAGGGCTTATTCAGAAAGCAGGGTTGTTTTGA
- a CDS encoding PH domain-containing protein produces the protein MGLLSGLMGNAGEADSEKLQEEYQELLIEGEDIEIGFQLIRDVFIFTNKRLILVNKQGVTVNKVEYLSIAYNSISRFSIESTGHFDLEAELKIWISSEQMPSVTKEFNKKVNIYKVQQLLAQYVL, from the coding sequence ATGGGACTTTTATCTGGATTAATGGGAAATGCTGGAGAAGCAGATTCCGAAAAGCTACAAGAAGAGTATCAGGAACTCTTAATTGAAGGCGAAGACATTGAAATAGGTTTTCAGCTTATTCGAGATGTGTTCATATTCACCAACAAGCGCCTCATTCTGGTAAATAAGCAAGGTGTAACGGTTAATAAAGTGGAATATCTTTCCATTGCTTACAACAGCATTTCACGATTTAGTATCGAAAGCACAGGGCACTTTGATCTTGAAGCGGAGCTTAAGATTTGGATATCCAGCGAGCAGATGCCTAGCGTCACTAAAGAGTTCAACAAAAAGGTAAATATCTATAAGGTACAGCAGCTGCTAGCTCAATATGTGCTGTAA
- the speE gene encoding polyamine aminopropyltransferase gives MMATTQYNEYYKGKTGLTVGVKKVLFSEQTPYQKVEVFETDAWGNLMTIDGMVMLSEKDEFVYHEMLSHVGMFAHPNPEKVLIIGGGDGGTAREVLRHPSVKVVDMVEIDEAVVRASKEFLPAVGAWDDPRLTVHFEDGIAFVKAATNEYDVIIIDGSDPVGPAEGLFEKDFFEFCFNALTENGVITGQTESPWVKEYYPSMKKVFNALTEVFDESSMYLGYIPLYPAGMWSFAYASKGIRANDSEVLARVEQGLETFGNSLKYYNKDVHSASFALPNFVAEIIR, from the coding sequence ATGATGGCCACAACGCAATACAACGAATATTATAAAGGGAAAACAGGCTTAACCGTTGGCGTTAAGAAGGTGTTGTTCTCTGAGCAAACTCCTTATCAGAAAGTAGAGGTGTTTGAAACCGATGCATGGGGTAACCTCATGACTATCGATGGGATGGTGATGCTCTCTGAAAAAGACGAGTTTGTATACCATGAGATGCTTAGCCATGTAGGGATGTTTGCGCATCCTAACCCTGAAAAGGTGTTGATTATCGGTGGCGGAGATGGCGGTACAGCGCGCGAGGTTTTGCGACATCCATCCGTTAAGGTTGTTGATATGGTTGAGATCGATGAGGCAGTAGTTAGAGCCTCTAAAGAGTTTTTGCCAGCTGTTGGCGCTTGGGATGATCCAAGACTTACCGTGCATTTCGAAGACGGCATTGCATTCGTAAAGGCTGCGACTAATGAGTATGATGTAATCATTATTGACGGCTCAGATCCTGTTGGTCCAGCTGAAGGGTTATTTGAAAAGGATTTCTTTGAGTTCTGTTTCAATGCTTTAACCGAAAACGGAGTGATTACTGGTCAAACTGAATCCCCATGGGTGAAGGAATATTACCCAAGCATGAAAAAGGTATTTAATGCCTTAACAGAAGTATTTGATGAATCATCTATGTATTTGGGATACATTCCGTTGTACCCTGCTGGTATGTGGAGCTTCGCTTATGCTTCAAAGGGAATTCGTGCCAATGATAGTGAAGTATTAGCGAGGGTAGAGCAAGGCTTAGAGACCTTTGGTAACTCTCTGAAATACTACAATAAAGACGTGCATTCAGCTTCGTTTGCATTACCAAATTTTGTAGCCGAAATTATACGCTAA
- the speD gene encoding adenosylmethionine decarboxylase, which translates to MEALGRQILVEFYDCESSSINDVEYIEESMLDATKEANATIISHNFHKFSPYGVSGVVVIAESHVAIHTWPEYNYAAVDIFTCGETIDPWVIQEFLKEAFSSKNTSSMEMKRGLFKVPQGQRLLFKPSSEVINQ; encoded by the coding sequence TTGGAAGCACTTGGGCGACAGATTCTAGTTGAGTTTTACGATTGTGAAAGCTCTTCGATTAATGATGTAGAGTATATCGAAGAGTCGATGTTGGACGCTACGAAAGAAGCGAATGCAACTATCATCTCACATAATTTTCACAAATTTAGTCCTTATGGCGTTAGTGGCGTCGTGGTAATAGCCGAATCTCATGTCGCTATTCATACCTGGCCCGAATACAATTACGCCGCCGTTGATATATTTACCTGTGGGGAGACTATTGATCCCTGGGTAATACAAGAATTTCTTAAAGAAGCCTTTTCCTCTAAAAACACTTCCAGTATGGAAATGAAGCGAGGATTATTCAAAGTTCCTCAAGGCCAACGACTTTTGTTTAAGCCTTCCAGCGAAGTCATTAATCAGTAA
- a CDS encoding BamA/TamA family outer membrane protein, with product MLKAFHLSFLFSLLFQVVQAQQTTRVIENGEEKVLQFNTDATLTLPKDLLSYYRDLGFLEVSISQNASSTPIVNTGPVYHIRLVKYDEVPISIKALHQQSYNRFIVEETLQQTIEDYKKEGYVEAEVIVRKAEVDTVKKQLKLDISIDSGEPVQVKELFIVGNTIHSDAYLRKISRVSNQGNLDLTAVKEARENLLNSGLFESVDEWEWVKDESGAYSVLLTVVELNRNEVEGLIGYVPNANGAGQLVGDFKGTAWNVFTEGNSVDLVYQRVRPEVSRLQLATHQYWIGPLPLELGLEFAFFQNDSTYQQRTMDVSLGYMMTSTLSIQSSLYHKVVNVNDEVPSVNEEDGKASGFELGFLFNSVVNNEVPIAGNRLALTLGRYARSSKSDDNNILRYNYLEGLVDKYTQLSKQQVLAMRIRGFSLLGDEFRDTDYQRIGGANSIRGYAEEQFLASQYIWGDVELRWITSRQQSYFFLFAAGGYFEKKNASNTIQKDLYSGGLGFDLATRLGRLKLTYALSAQTTIDNGKIHLRFTTKF from the coding sequence ATGCTCAAAGCCTTCCATTTATCGTTTTTATTTAGCCTTCTCTTCCAAGTTGTTCAAGCACAGCAAACTACGCGTGTAATTGAGAATGGGGAAGAGAAGGTTCTTCAATTTAATACCGATGCAACGCTGACCCTTCCCAAAGATCTGCTTAGTTATTATCGCGATCTTGGTTTTCTTGAAGTTTCTATATCACAAAACGCATCCAGTACTCCAATAGTTAACACAGGGCCTGTATACCATATTCGCTTAGTTAAGTACGATGAGGTGCCTATTTCTATTAAAGCCCTTCATCAACAAAGTTATAATCGGTTTATAGTTGAAGAGACGCTGCAACAAACCATAGAAGACTATAAAAAGGAAGGCTATGTAGAAGCCGAGGTAATTGTCAGAAAGGCTGAAGTTGATACCGTCAAAAAACAGCTAAAGCTCGATATTTCTATCGATAGTGGTGAGCCGGTTCAAGTAAAAGAGCTTTTCATAGTCGGTAATACCATTCATTCCGACGCATATCTTCGAAAAATATCCAGGGTTAGCAATCAGGGGAATTTAGATTTAACAGCCGTAAAAGAAGCTCGAGAAAATTTATTGAATAGCGGATTATTCGAGTCAGTTGATGAATGGGAGTGGGTTAAAGATGAGTCTGGGGCATATTCCGTTCTGCTTACAGTAGTGGAATTGAACAGGAATGAAGTAGAGGGATTGATTGGGTATGTGCCCAATGCGAATGGAGCGGGGCAGCTTGTGGGGGACTTTAAAGGCACGGCATGGAATGTATTTACTGAAGGCAACAGTGTGGATCTAGTGTATCAAAGAGTGCGACCAGAAGTGAGTAGGTTGCAATTAGCTACGCATCAGTATTGGATAGGACCGTTGCCTTTAGAGCTTGGTCTTGAGTTTGCCTTCTTTCAAAATGATAGTACTTATCAACAACGAACCATGGATGTGAGTTTGGGGTACATGATGACCTCTACATTAAGCATTCAAAGTAGCTTGTATCACAAAGTAGTAAATGTGAATGACGAGGTACCTTCTGTGAATGAGGAGGATGGTAAGGCAAGTGGCTTTGAGTTAGGATTTCTGTTTAATTCGGTGGTGAATAATGAGGTGCCCATAGCTGGAAATAGATTGGCATTAACACTTGGAAGATATGCACGAAGCTCAAAATCAGATGATAATAATATACTGAGGTATAATTACTTAGAAGGTTTAGTTGATAAATATACTCAGTTAAGTAAACAGCAAGTGTTAGCGATGCGCATACGAGGATTTTCCTTATTAGGCGATGAGTTTCGCGATACCGATTATCAACGAATTGGGGGAGCAAATTCGATCAGGGGGTATGCCGAAGAACAGTTTCTAGCAAGCCAATATATCTGGGGCGATGTTGAATTAAGATGGATTACTTCACGCCAACAATCCTATTTCTTCCTCTTTGCCGCCGGTGGATATTTTGAGAAAAAGAACGCATCAAATACAATTCAAAAAGACCTCTATTCAGGAGGATTGGGCTTTGATTTAGCTACTAGATTAGGCAGGCTTAAACTCACTTACGCATTGTCGGCACAAACAACCATCGACAACGGTAAGATTCATTTACGCTTCACCACAAAATTTTAA
- a CDS encoding tetratricopeptide repeat protein, whose product MIKKTGLIVFLTLLMALQAPRLFSERAVKSASSNYLDSQTSTQDQNLSQPNSKIQSYIDLVIEHRFSNPNLAKAYADSALALISLDSQKPFEAEIYNQLGIIASVQGDAPTALQNFLDVLRVREDIGDTAGIAKIENNLGILYKNLGELDFSLEFHQRSLATKRTLDDSLGIARSLNNIGEIYHLKENQSVAKDYFQQAMELMITLNFEPGLAAVYNNMAEVYRLSGDTRTAIDYHQRSLIIEKKLGDRNGVGYSYMNIASLFNQLGRNNIAISNYENAIAEFEAVLNLSGLMNAYNDLAMTYASIDSFRAALEYSRLHASIKDSLQSIDNQNRIAELRATFNAEKQDQEIALLNEQTALQELKLSQEAKIRNLLILVLVLVVGGLILLYNQIRAKKKLNELLMLQNKQIEDAAEQKAQFLSVLSHEIRTPMNAVVGMTNLLVSENPRADQKQYLDVLSFSSTNLLSIVNDVLEYSKAEADKIELEQIDFPLLPLLTNIYQSFYNQAIKKDVYLRFDHDDRIPEYLIGDPTRLTQVLNNLVSNALKFTQKGSVDVAVKLVDQSDEEARIYFEVKDTGIGVPKDRLDTIFESFSQATKEVHRKYGGTGLGLTITKRLLALHNSEIKVESEVGVGTTFSFEIVYKKGKYDHKKSFDRKELEALEPLQNVSALLVEDNPVNIQVLKIFLSKWGIVPTICENGMEAMRELQKQSFDIILMDLHMPIKDGYETTLEIREKQKDQEKKTPIIALTASNVFEEHKKAYDVGVDTIVPKPFDPVTLYQIIAKYTRSAQHGSTTN is encoded by the coding sequence TTGATAAAGAAAACGGGATTAATCGTATTCTTAACGCTGTTAATGGCGTTACAAGCACCTAGATTGTTTTCTGAGCGTGCGGTTAAGAGTGCTTCTAGTAATTACTTAGATTCTCAAACTTCCACCCAAGATCAAAATTTAAGCCAACCTAACTCGAAAATTCAGAGTTATATAGATCTTGTAATTGAACATCGATTTTCAAATCCAAATTTAGCAAAAGCATACGCTGATTCAGCATTGGCCCTCATCAGCTTAGATAGCCAAAAACCCTTCGAGGCAGAGATTTATAATCAGCTTGGGATTATAGCTAGTGTACAAGGGGATGCCCCAACAGCACTTCAGAACTTTTTAGATGTTCTAAGAGTTCGGGAAGATATCGGTGATACGGCTGGTATTGCCAAAATCGAAAATAACTTAGGGATTCTATACAAAAACTTAGGCGAACTCGACTTTTCCTTAGAATTCCATCAGCGTTCTCTAGCAACCAAACGTACCTTAGACGATTCTCTTGGCATAGCACGCAGTTTGAATAACATCGGTGAGATCTATCACCTCAAAGAAAATCAGTCGGTAGCCAAAGACTATTTCCAACAGGCTATGGAATTAATGATCACGTTGAACTTTGAGCCTGGCTTAGCTGCCGTTTATAATAATATGGCAGAGGTTTATCGCTTATCAGGTGACACTAGAACGGCCATCGACTATCATCAAAGATCGCTTATTATTGAAAAGAAATTGGGTGATAGAAACGGGGTAGGATACAGTTATATGAATATAGCTTCTCTATTTAATCAATTGGGGCGTAATAATATAGCTATTTCAAATTACGAAAATGCCATTGCTGAATTTGAAGCCGTTCTGAATTTAAGCGGACTCATGAATGCGTATAATGACCTTGCAATGACCTATGCATCCATCGACAGTTTTAGAGCAGCTTTAGAATACTCGCGACTGCATGCTTCTATTAAAGACAGCCTTCAATCCATAGACAATCAAAATCGAATAGCGGAATTACGAGCTACCTTCAATGCGGAGAAACAAGATCAAGAAATTGCTTTATTGAATGAGCAAACTGCACTTCAGGAACTAAAATTAAGTCAAGAAGCTAAGATTCGGAATTTGCTCATATTAGTATTGGTGTTAGTAGTAGGAGGACTAATCTTGCTCTATAATCAAATACGCGCTAAAAAGAAGCTCAATGAGCTCCTAATGCTTCAGAATAAACAGATTGAAGATGCAGCCGAGCAAAAAGCCCAATTCCTATCCGTGTTGAGCCATGAAATTAGAACGCCAATGAATGCCGTAGTAGGCATGACGAATTTATTGGTGAGCGAAAACCCTAGAGCTGATCAGAAACAATATCTAGATGTATTGTCATTCTCATCTACCAACCTGCTTTCGATTGTAAATGATGTGCTTGAGTACTCTAAAGCTGAAGCAGATAAAATTGAGTTAGAGCAAATTGATTTCCCATTATTGCCTCTATTAACCAACATCTATCAATCATTTTATAATCAGGCCATTAAAAAAGATGTATATCTGCGATTCGATCATGATGATAGAATTCCGGAATACCTTATTGGCGATCCAACTAGGCTTACTCAAGTATTGAACAACCTCGTTTCCAATGCATTAAAATTCACCCAGAAGGGAAGTGTTGATGTTGCGGTGAAGCTTGTAGACCAATCGGATGAGGAAGCACGTATATACTTTGAGGTGAAAGACACAGGTATCGGGGTGCCTAAGGATCGATTGGATACGATCTTTGAAAGCTTCAGCCAAGCAACTAAAGAAGTGCACCGTAAATACGGAGGGACTGGTCTTGGCTTAACCATTACTAAACGCCTTTTAGCCCTTCACAACAGTGAGATTAAAGTAGAAAGTGAAGTAGGTGTTGGAACTACCTTTTCATTCGAAATTGTATACAAAAAAGGAAAATACGACCATAAGAAGTCCTTTGACCGCAAAGAATTAGAAGCTTTAGAACCACTTCAAAATGTGAGTGCTTTGCTTGTTGAAGACAATCCGGTGAACATTCAGGTATTGAAAATATTCTTATCGAAATGGGGGATAGTGCCTACTATATGTGAAAACGGCATGGAAGCAATGAGAGAGCTTCAGAAGCAAAGCTTTGATATCATACTCATGGATCTTCATATGCCCATTAAAGACGGATATGAGACCACTTTAGAGATACGGGAGAAGCAAAAAGATCAAGAAAAGAAAACTCCTATCATTGCACTAACGGCATCCAATGTATTTGAAGAGCATAAAAAAGCCTATGATGTTGGGGTAGATACCATAGTGCCAAAGCCATTCGATCCTGTTACCCTTTATCAGATTATAGCAAAGTACACACGAAGTGCTCAGCATGGTTCTACCACGAACTGA
- a CDS encoding SatD family protein, translating into MSRKKNLYPILMGDVVSSATYDAQSLSKQLKALVHAVNEDHSADIQSPFTITLGDEFQGVTQSLEATIAILFSFEEECLRQELPFKLHYAFHIGKIDTPINPDIAYEMMGEGLTTTREILTNKKRNRLRFEFLLQDKQQTLQLNRLFEVLDALILNWKQEDFPLILDMIENENNAEVGELHNKNRDQIWKRRKTLMINEYNQLKAFIRDYVRE; encoded by the coding sequence ATGTCTAGAAAAAAGAACCTATATCCTATTCTTATGGGGGATGTGGTATCAAGTGCCACCTACGATGCCCAATCTCTTAGTAAGCAGTTAAAAGCATTGGTACATGCCGTTAATGAAGACCATTCAGCCGATATACAGTCTCCATTCACCATTACTTTAGGAGATGAATTTCAGGGGGTTACCCAATCGCTAGAGGCTACCATTGCTATTTTGTTCAGCTTCGAAGAGGAGTGCTTAAGACAAGAACTGCCCTTTAAACTGCACTATGCTTTCCATATTGGTAAGATAGACACCCCTATCAACCCTGATATTGCTTATGAGATGATGGGCGAAGGGTTAACAACAACTCGGGAAATACTGACCAATAAGAAGAGAAATAGGCTGCGTTTTGAGTTTCTACTTCAGGATAAACAACAGACCTTACAGCTCAATCGCCTTTTTGAAGTGCTAGATGCACTCATTTTAAACTGGAAACAAGAAGACTTCCCTCTTATTCTAGATATGATAGAAAATGAAAATAATGCAGAGGTTGGGGAACTGCATAACAAGAATAGAGACCAAATTTGGAAGAGGCGCAAAACTCTAATGATAAATGAGTATAATCAGCTTAAAGCATTTATAAGAGATTATGTGAGAGAATGA
- a CDS encoding serine hydrolase domain-containing protein — translation MMRTIVLLVTLFWVQTSTLDARQHSTSSFQQTVQEVIQTEVQNDSTLAGIIVHVEAPKQGVSLSQSAGVRYWDGPELNPKAPVRIASNTKTYTAAAILRLYEQGLLKLDDSIEEYISKGHLQLLKNDGYHTEQITIRHLLTHTSGMVDHAATQTYLSKVFDDPSFRWTRSMQIKGAVDWGDPLFEIGQGFSYSDTGYLLLGEIIEKITGKSLGEAFHQLLKFDELGIQSTWQESIQDKPSQALPRAHQYFNELDTYNFDPSLDLYGGGGLAATAADMAHFYQALFNHRVFDDTSTLELMIKSVPLPEDAERSMDYRMGIYTFEVAGEQVYAHAGFWGTQVVYVPSLNASVAVVTTQFGKSKTIFELTSALITELKSLR, via the coding sequence ATGATGCGAACAATTGTACTATTAGTGACTCTGTTTTGGGTGCAGACTTCCACCTTAGACGCGAGACAACATTCAACAAGCTCCTTTCAACAAACGGTACAGGAGGTAATACAAACTGAAGTTCAAAATGATTCTACCTTAGCTGGAATCATCGTTCATGTAGAGGCCCCAAAACAAGGGGTATCTTTATCACAATCGGCGGGGGTGCGCTACTGGGATGGCCCTGAACTCAATCCTAAAGCACCAGTTAGGATCGCAAGTAACACCAAAACCTATACCGCGGCAGCCATATTAAGACTGTACGAACAGGGATTATTGAAACTAGATGACTCTATTGAAGAATATATAAGCAAAGGGCATCTACAACTCTTGAAGAATGATGGGTATCACACGGAGCAAATTACAATTCGCCACCTACTCACTCATACCTCTGGGATGGTGGATCATGCCGCTACTCAGACCTATCTATCCAAAGTATTTGACGATCCTAGCTTCCGTTGGACACGAAGTATGCAAATTAAAGGGGCTGTAGACTGGGGTGATCCATTATTCGAAATCGGCCAGGGCTTCAGCTACTCAGATACAGGGTATCTATTACTGGGTGAGATTATTGAGAAGATTACGGGTAAATCCCTTGGTGAAGCATTTCATCAGCTTTTAAAGTTCGATGAACTCGGTATTCAATCTACTTGGCAGGAAAGCATTCAAGACAAACCTAGCCAAGCACTTCCTAGAGCTCACCAATATTTCAATGAACTTGATACCTACAACTTTGATCCTTCTTTGGATCTTTATGGGGGTGGTGGGTTAGCTGCAACCGCTGCTGATATGGCTCATTTTTATCAAGCCTTATTTAATCATCGAGTATTTGATGATACCTCTACATTAGAACTGATGATAAAATCGGTTCCCCTACCAGAGGATGCAGAGCGATCTATGGACTACCGAATGGGCATTTATACTTTTGAAGTTGCTGGCGAACAGGTTTATGCTCATGCTGGCTTTTGGGGCACTCAAGTAGTGTATGTCCCCTCTTTGAATGCGAGTGTGGCAGTTGTGACCACTCAGTTCGGTAAAAGCAAAACCATATTTGAACTTACCAGTGCACTTATCACAGAGTTAAAGAGCCTTCGATAG
- a CDS encoding alpha-ketoacid dehydrogenase subunit alpha/beta has product MIKTSKKITTKEAREIYTALLLPRYIEEKMLKLLRQNKISKWFSGIGQEAVAVGVTLSSESDDYILPMHRNLGVFTTRKVPFYPLFCQLFGKAEGFSKGRERSFHFGTLDHNIVGMISHLAAMMPVADGLAMAHKMRKKNAVAFSFCGDGATSEGDFHEALNLAAVWELPAIFIIENNGYGLSTPTSEQYACEKLSDRAIGYGMESFHIDGNNIFEVMETVKKARKLALKGKPVLIEAQTFRMRGHEEASGTHYVPDILFENWAAKDPILRFEEYLEANKLLNKEEQQAIRGQIEELYKADLDRALVADDPIFDRDTELNAVYAPAPTSHPSPSNGKVVERRFVDAIQAGLKQAFEEDDTTIIIGQDIAEYGGVFKITEGFLDAFGKDRVRNTPIIESGALGAALGLAYAGFKPVVEMQFADFISCGFNQIVNNIAKSHYRWSPAVNLTIRAPHGAGVGAGPFHSQSPEGWFMQIPGLKVVVPATVEDAQNMVYSSIIDPNPVLIFEHKKLYRSLRSDVSTHATYEPLGKAKVRKEGSDATVFAFGMGVHWALETAEVLEKEGISIEVVDLRTLLPLDIETIQKSVQKTHRAILLQEVSLTMGPMAEISALISEYCFEYLDAPVIRCGALDMPIPFNKNLEEEFLKRNIFEQKIRDLVKY; this is encoded by the coding sequence ATGATTAAGACTTCTAAAAAAATCACTACAAAAGAAGCTAGGGAAATATATACCGCACTTCTCTTACCTCGATACATTGAGGAAAAAATGTTGAAGCTTCTGCGACAAAACAAGATCAGTAAATGGTTTTCAGGTATAGGGCAAGAAGCTGTAGCCGTTGGGGTTACATTATCTAGCGAAAGTGATGATTACATCTTACCGATGCATCGCAATCTTGGGGTATTTACTACACGGAAGGTTCCTTTTTACCCTCTGTTCTGCCAACTATTTGGAAAAGCAGAAGGCTTTAGTAAAGGCCGAGAACGATCCTTTCACTTCGGCACTCTTGATCATAACATTGTAGGCATGATTTCACATTTAGCGGCAATGATGCCCGTTGCCGATGGATTGGCCATGGCTCACAAAATGAGGAAAAAGAATGCCGTAGCTTTTTCATTTTGTGGAGATGGAGCGACTAGTGAAGGTGATTTCCACGAGGCTTTAAATCTTGCTGCAGTGTGGGAGTTACCAGCCATATTCATTATAGAGAATAACGGCTATGGATTATCCACTCCTACTTCAGAACAATATGCTTGCGAAAAGCTATCCGACCGAGCCATTGGTTATGGCATGGAGAGCTTCCATATTGATGGTAACAACATCTTTGAAGTGATGGAAACGGTGAAGAAAGCACGTAAACTTGCTCTTAAAGGAAAACCCGTACTTATTGAAGCCCAGACATTTAGAATGCGTGGACATGAAGAAGCTTCAGGAACTCATTATGTGCCCGACATCCTATTTGAAAACTGGGCAGCTAAAGATCCCATCCTCAGATTTGAAGAATATTTAGAAGCTAATAAGCTACTCAACAAAGAAGAACAGCAAGCTATTAGAGGTCAAATTGAAGAACTCTATAAAGCGGATTTAGACCGAGCCTTGGTTGCCGACGATCCCATCTTTGATCGAGATACCGAATTAAATGCGGTGTATGCGCCTGCCCCTACTTCTCACCCTTCTCCTTCAAATGGAAAGGTGGTTGAACGTCGTTTCGTTGATGCTATTCAAGCGGGACTTAAACAAGCTTTTGAAGAAGATGATACTACCATCATTATTGGGCAGGATATCGCTGAATATGGTGGTGTTTTTAAAATCACCGAAGGGTTTTTAGATGCTTTTGGGAAAGATCGAGTTCGCAATACTCCTATTATTGAATCAGGGGCACTTGGTGCGGCATTAGGACTTGCCTATGCTGGTTTCAAACCTGTGGTAGAAATGCAGTTTGCAGATTTTATATCCTGTGGATTCAACCAAATCGTGAATAACATCGCAAAATCACATTACCGTTGGAGCCCTGCTGTTAATTTAACTATTCGTGCACCTCATGGTGCTGGTGTAGGCGCGGGTCCGTTTCATTCGCAGTCGCCCGAAGGCTGGTTTATGCAGATACCAGGACTTAAAGTCGTAGTACCTGCAACGGTTGAAGATGCCCAAAACATGGTGTACAGCTCTATAATCGATCCCAACCCGGTGCTCATTTTCGAACATAAGAAACTATATCGCAGTTTACGCAGTGATGTATCTACCCATGCTACTTATGAACCTTTAGGTAAAGCGAAAGTGCGTAAAGAAGGCTCGGATGCTACCGTCTTTGCATTCGGAATGGGAGTGCATTGGGCTCTTGAAACAGCTGAAGTTTTAGAAAAGGAAGGTATTTCAATTGAAGTGGTTGACCTCAGAACCTTACTCCCATTAGATATTGAGACCATTCAGAAGTCAGTACAGAAAACCCACCGCGCTATATTATTGCAGGAAGTATCACTTACGATGGGACCTATGGCTGAAATTTCAGCGCTCATTTCTGAGTATTGTTTCGAGTATTTGGATGCACCCGTTATTCGTTGCGGGGCTTTAGACATGCCTATCCCCTTTAACAAGAACCTTGAAGAAGAGTTTTTAAAGAGAAATATTTTCGAACAAAAAATTCGAGACTTAGTTAAGTATTAG
- a CDS encoding pyruvoyl-dependent arginine decarboxylase, with translation MSKSSFRMVETPNVYCLVSGAAEGNTRLNAFDNALLEAGVGDTNLMRMSSICPPGAEQVERNEIELPGGGLIPLAYAHIDSQTPQMWIASAVAVGIPEDDTQPGVIMEFEDHTRLEYVETIVKQMVVDAFEYRKRALKEIKFVGVEHQVEKCAATFAAAVLWYK, from the coding sequence GTGAGTAAATCAAGTTTCAGAATGGTAGAAACCCCGAATGTGTATTGTCTAGTTTCGGGAGCTGCAGAAGGTAATACGCGTTTAAATGCCTTTGATAACGCATTATTAGAAGCGGGTGTAGGTGATACAAACTTAATGAGGATGAGCAGTATTTGCCCTCCGGGTGCCGAGCAAGTTGAGCGCAACGAGATTGAACTTCCAGGCGGTGGTTTAATTCCATTGGCATATGCACATATCGATTCTCAGACCCCTCAAATGTGGATTGCATCAGCAGTAGCCGTGGGTATTCCAGAAGATGATACTCAGCCGGGTGTAATCATGGAATTCGAAGATCATACTCGATTAGAGTATGTTGAAACCATCGTAAAGCAAATGGTTGTGGATGCTTTTGAGTACAGAAAACGTGCTTTAAAAGAGATTAAGTTTGTAGGTGTGGAACATCAAGTTGAGAAGTGTGCGGCTACTTTTGCAGCGGCAGTGCTTTGGTACAAATAG